The following is a genomic window from Aquificota bacterium.
GCCTTTGGATGATGGTCGTAAATGTATATGTCCCTTATTCTATCTCCGAAGCTTTTGAGGTATTCTTCATAGTTGTGGCTGTCTACCAAAAGAAGGTCAAATTTCTCTGGAAGTTCTTCCAGTGTGCGGAATCGGTCAGAAAAGGAGCTTAAAACCTCGCTGGCTCTCTTAGAAAGGTAAGAGGGCCTTAAAAGATAGGCATCCTCATAAAGGAGTAATAGTCCGTAGGCACAAGATAGGGCATCAAGGTCTGCACCCTCCTCAAGTATGATAACTTTTGGCATAAGGTTAAAATTATATTGTGGAAAAGCTTTTACTTTTTTCTATTCTTGGCTTTGTATTGGGTGTAGGCTTTGTAGAGCTTACATACAGATTTATAAAAAAAGGCCTTTTGAATTTCTACTTCCTTAGCCTCCCATTAAAGCTTTCCCTTTGGGCCTTTGGCCTTTACCTTTCATATGTTTTAGGAAGCCTTTTTAGCTTTGTTTTGTGTCTGCTTGGCTTTCTCTTTGGCTTTTTTTCAATGCTTATACTTAGGGGGTATGTAAAGGATGGAAGACCTAAGGATGCTTGAACCTCTTTTTCAAAATAGCCTTTTCCAGTTTTTTCTTTATATGGCCCTTATTCAACTTCTTGCACAAGTTTTTTTAGACAGAAGGGTAGCCTTCTGGATAGCCTCGGTAAGCGCCACAGTTTTGTGGCTTAGGTCCTTTGACCCACTAACACCTCTTAAGGCATGGCTTATAGTTCTCTTCATATTTAGCCTGTATCTGATACCAAGGCTACTTTTCCACTTTAACATCTTTCTATACCTAAAAGGCAAAAAACGATGTCCAGAATGCTATAGTGAAGTGCATTGGAGGGCTAAGGTGTGCCCATTTTGTAAGCATAGGTTTAAGGGAGTGGAAAAGGCTGGAGAGGAGATTTCAAAATAAAGTTGAAGCTCTTGGTGGTAAGGAGTAAATTTATAGGTGGAGGTTTGCCATGATAGAGATGGTTGTGCATGGAGTAACCCTTGACCCTGTGTCTCAGATGCCTATAGTGATTTTGAGGGCAAAAGACAATGAGGAAGTGATCCTTCCTATATGGATAGGTGTTTTTGAAGCAGACAGTATAGTACGCCAGCTTCAAAGGATAGAACCGCCAAGGCCCATGACCTATGAGCTTACAAAGAACATAATAGAAAGTATGGGTGCAAGGCTTGAAAAGGTGGTAATAACCGACTTAAGAGATAGCACCTACTATGCGGAGCTTCATATAATACATGGGAACAACCTTTTGGTTATAGATTCAAGGCCAAGCGATGCCATAAACCTTGCATTAAGGTTTGATGTTCCAGTCTTCGTTGAGGAGGAAGTTTTAGAAAAGTCCAAAGTGCCAAAGCCGGAGGAGGATGAAGAAAAGGAAAAACTAAGAGAATGGCTTGAAAACATAAAACCCGAAGATTTTGAAAAGGGCTTAAGTTAATATAACCTCTTTTAAACACTCCAGCATAAGGTCCTTGGGTGGGCTTCCCACATCCACCACGGGTTCAACGGCTAAGAGGTCTTCTTTGTTTAAAGAATCATAGAGTAATTTATACACTTCCACAAGGCCTTCACGAAAGCTAAGCCCCTCTTTAAAAACATACAGCTCCAAATCCTCCCTGTAGCCAGACAGGTTATAGTTCTCCGGCTTTTTTATGGCTTCATCCACTCCTATAGCATAGGCCTTACCATGGTTTAAAGCAAGCTTAAAAGGTGCATACTCGGAAGCATAACATTCCATATCTACAGGGCTTAGTTCCTCATCGGAAGGCAAAGCCACCACATACACGGCAGACCTTCTTTCTTGCCTTCCACCCTCGTAATGTGCCAAAATCTCTATGTAATATACCCAAGACCTCATATCCTACCTAAAAGATAGTTCCATAGGAACAGTATGGGTGGAAATATGATCCTTCCCAATACTCCAGTAAAGAGCAAGACTGTTATTATGAGAAAACCATAGGTTTCAAACCTATAAAAAAGTTCCCAGTATTTTACGGAGAAAAAGCTCATAAGGGCCCTACTTCCATCCAAAGGTGGTATGGGTATGGCGTTGAAAAAGGCAAGCACAAGGTTTATAAGCACAGCTTGGGCGGAGAAAAGGGCAAGGGGAAGGATTATTGGGTCTCCAAGGAAGTTAAGGTAGCCCTCTTTTATAAGCCTAAAGAGGATAGCAAAGAATATGGCAAGGAAGAGGTTCATAAGGATGCCTGCAATGGAGACAAAAAAGGTGCCATACCTTAGGTTTCTAAACCTTAGAGGGTTTATAGGCACGGGCTTTGCCCATCCGAAGAGAATGGGAGAGGAGAGTAGCATTAAAAGGGCTGGGAGGATTATGGTGCCAAAGAGGTCTATGTGGGGGATAGGGTTTAATGTTAGCCTTCCTGCCTCTTTGGCCGTTGGGTCTCCCATCTTATAGGCCATCCATCCATGGGCATACTCATGAAGTATTACAGCCATCATGATGGCTGGTAAGGCCACCACTGCCTGTTGTGGGTCCATTAGTACTTCCTCTCCGCCGGTTGATGGTATTTTATGTCCACCTCAGAGTATTCTATCCTTAGCTTATCGCCCTCTTGCTTAAGGATGGTATGTTTCAAAAAGTTTTCATCATCCCTTTCGGGGTAGTCTTCCCTGTAATGGCCACCCCTTGACTCCCTTCTATGCAAGGCACAGTAGGCCACTGCCCTTGCAAGGTGTAGCATGTTCCTTAGTTCTATAGTCTCTACCAGATTTGTGTTAAAGACCTTGCTTTTATCCACCACTGGCACCCTTTCCCATCTTTCAATAAGCTCAGAAAGCTCCTCATAGGCGGACTTTAAGGATGCCTCATCCCTAAATATGCCAACCTTCTCCCATGTAATATCTCCCATTCTCTTTCTCAAATCGGCCAGTCTTTCTTTGCCTTCCCTCTTCATAAGCCCTTCTATAAACTCTTCCCCTTTTCTCTCTTCTCCCGGGGCTATGTCCAAAAAGTCTACCTGTTTGGCATACTCTCTGGCCGATATACCACAGAACTTGCCAAAGACAAGAAGCTCTATAAGGGAATTTCCACCCAAGCGGTTGGCACCATGCACAGAAACACAAGCACACTCACCCACTGCATAAAGGCCTTCCATGGGCGTGGCGGAGGTCATGTAGTTTTCCACATGTATGCCACCCATACAGTAGTGGGCTGTGGGCCTT
Proteins encoded in this region:
- a CDS encoding site-2 protease family protein — encoded protein: MDPQQAVVALPAIMMAVILHEYAHGWMAYKMGDPTAKEAGRLTLNPIPHIDLFGTIILPALLMLLSSPILFGWAKPVPINPLRFRNLRYGTFFVSIAGILMNLFLAIFFAILFRLIKEGYLNFLGDPIILPLALFSAQAVLINLVLAFFNAIPIPPLDGSRALMSFFSVKYWELFYRFETYGFLIITVLLFTGVLGRIIFPPILFLWNYLLGRI
- a CDS encoding bifunctional nuclease family protein; the protein is MIEMVVHGVTLDPVSQMPIVILRAKDNEEVILPIWIGVFEADSIVRQLQRIEPPRPMTYELTKNIIESMGARLEKVVITDLRDSTYYAELHIIHGNNLLVIDSRPSDAINLALRFDVPVFVEEEVLEKSKVPKPEEDEEKEKLREWLENIKPEDFEKGLS
- a CDS encoding zinc ribbon domain-containing protein, which encodes MEDLRMLEPLFQNSLFQFFLYMALIQLLAQVFLDRRVAFWIASVSATVLWLRSFDPLTPLKAWLIVLFIFSLYLIPRLLFHFNIFLYLKGKKRCPECYSEVHWRAKVCPFCKHRFKGVEKAGEEISK